One Flavobacterium sp. 90 DNA segment encodes these proteins:
- a CDS encoding glycoside hydrolase family 3 N-terminal domain-containing protein, whose amino-acid sequence MKKITTLTLLMVSLFATAQQETIDQKVNALLKKMTIEEKIGQLNQYTGDNQATGPITINPNKQSEIKQGLIGSMLNIIGTKYTRQYQELAMQSRLKIPLLFGQDVIHGYKTTFPIPLAEAASWDLAAIELAARVAATEAAASGIHWTFAPMVDISRDPRWGRVMEGAGEDTYLGSKIAYARVKGFQGNKLGDLNSVMACVKHFAAYGAGVGGRDYNSVDMSERMLFETYLPPFKAALDAGAATFMNSFNDLNGIPASGNAHLQRDILKGKWNFQGFVVSDWGSIGEMVAHGYSKDLKSAALSAITAGSDMDMESNAYRYNLAELVKEGKVSIDLIDDAVKRILRKKYELGLFDDPYRYSDGKREEKALNNPENRKAALEVAQKSIVLLKNENQTLPISKSVKTIAFIGPMVKEYKANMGFWSVELPEVNYDKWVVSQWDGLQNKVGKNTKLLYAKGCEVDGDNKDGFAEAVATAQQADVVILSIGERRDQSGEAKSRSNLGLPGVQEELVKAIQATGKPVVVLINAGRPLVFNWTADNVPAIVYTWWLGTEAGNAIANVLFGDYNPSGKLPMTFPREVGQVPIYYNHFSTGRPAKDENATNYVSAYIDLKNSPKFPFGYGLSYTQFGYSDLKLSSTKIKSNERIKVSFQLSNVGKVAGEEVVQLYLKDKFGSVVRPVLELRDFQKVKLNAGETKTIEFTIDKEKLSFYNDKLEWGAEPGDFELMIGTSSADIKLRSNFELL is encoded by the coding sequence ATGAAAAAAATAACAACATTGACCTTGTTGATGGTATCGCTTTTTGCGACGGCACAACAAGAAACAATCGATCAGAAAGTAAATGCTTTATTGAAAAAGATGACTATTGAAGAAAAAATAGGTCAGCTTAATCAATATACCGGAGACAATCAGGCAACGGGACCAATCACGATAAATCCCAACAAACAATCTGAAATAAAACAAGGTTTAATAGGTTCGATGCTAAACATCATCGGAACAAAATATACCAGACAATATCAAGAATTGGCGATGCAATCACGTCTTAAAATTCCGTTGTTATTTGGTCAGGATGTTATTCACGGATACAAAACAACATTCCCAATTCCGTTGGCAGAAGCCGCAAGTTGGGATTTAGCTGCGATTGAATTAGCTGCCAGAGTTGCTGCTACAGAAGCTGCAGCAAGCGGAATTCACTGGACATTTGCGCCAATGGTAGATATTAGCCGAGACCCGCGTTGGGGACGCGTTATGGAAGGCGCCGGAGAAGATACTTATTTAGGTTCTAAAATTGCTTATGCCAGAGTAAAAGGTTTTCAGGGGAATAAATTGGGAGATTTAAACTCAGTTATGGCATGCGTAAAACACTTTGCAGCTTATGGCGCTGGAGTTGGCGGTAGAGATTATAACTCCGTAGATATGAGCGAGCGTATGTTGTTCGAAACTTATTTGCCTCCATTTAAAGCGGCTCTTGATGCTGGTGCAGCGACTTTCATGAATTCATTCAATGATTTAAACGGAATTCCTGCTTCAGGAAATGCGCATTTGCAACGTGATATCTTAAAAGGAAAATGGAACTTTCAGGGATTCGTAGTTTCTGATTGGGGTTCTATTGGCGAAATGGTTGCTCACGGATATTCTAAAGATCTTAAATCTGCGGCACTTTCTGCAATTACAGCTGGAAGTGACATGGATATGGAAAGTAATGCATACAGATATAATTTAGCAGAATTGGTTAAAGAAGGTAAAGTTTCTATTGATTTAATTGATGATGCTGTAAAACGTATTCTTCGCAAGAAATATGAATTAGGATTATTTGATGATCCGTATAGATATTCAGATGGAAAAAGAGAAGAAAAAGCTTTAAACAATCCTGAAAACAGAAAAGCTGCTCTTGAAGTAGCACAAAAAAGTATTGTTTTATTAAAGAATGAAAACCAGACATTGCCAATTTCTAAAAGTGTAAAAACAATTGCATTTATTGGACCAATGGTAAAAGAATACAAAGCCAACATGGGATTTTGGTCTGTAGAATTACCGGAAGTTAATTATGATAAATGGGTAGTTTCGCAATGGGATGGTTTGCAGAATAAAGTTGGTAAAAATACCAAATTGCTTTACGCGAAAGGTTGCGAAGTTGATGGAGATAACAAAGATGGTTTTGCAGAAGCTGTAGCAACGGCACAACAAGCAGATGTTGTTATTTTGAGTATTGGCGAAAGACGCGATCAAAGCGGTGAAGCAAAAAGCCGCAGCAATCTTGGTTTACCGGGAGTTCAGGAAGAGTTAGTAAAAGCAATTCAGGCAACAGGAAAACCGGTTGTAGTTTTGATAAATGCCGGAAGACCTCTTGTTTTTAATTGGACAGCAGACAATGTTCCTGCAATTGTATATACTTGGTGGTTAGGAACTGAGGCTGGAAATGCTATTGCAAATGTTTTATTTGGAGATTATAATCCGTCTGGGAAATTGCCAATGACGTTTCCAAGAGAAGTTGGACAAGTGCCAATTTATTACAATCATTTCAGCACCGGAAGACCTGCAAAAGATGAAAACGCAACGAACTATGTTTCGGCTTATATTGATTTAAAAAACTCACCTAAATTCCCTTTTGGTTATGGTTTGAGTTATACACAATTCGGTTATTCTGATTTGAAATTATCTTCGACTAAAATAAAAAGTAACGAAAGAATTAAAGTTTCTTTCCAATTGTCAAACGTTGGAAAAGTTGCCGGAGAAGAAGTTGTGCAATTATATCTGAAAGATAAATTTGGATCAGTTGTAAGACCAGTTTTAGAATTAAGAGATTTCCAAAAAGTAAAATTAAATGCAGGAGAAACTAAAACGATCGAATTTACAATTGACAAAGAGAAACTTTCTTTCTATAATGATAAATTAGAATGGGGAGCTGAGCCAGGAGATTTTGAATTAATGATTGGAACTTCGTCAGCAGATATCAAGTTAAGATCTAATTTCGAATTACTATAA
- a CDS encoding glycoside hydrolase family 30 beta sandwich domain-containing protein, whose protein sequence is MKNINKKLQILLLLPLIAVQIKCGTSKNSVANSGKAESWITTTDETSKLQKQNDLVFNSETNSNQTILVDPSQKFQTIEGFGFSLTGGSAQAILKLDKAKKEALLQELFSRKDDAIGLSYLRISIGASDLNETVFSYDDMPEGQTDLKLEHFNLGPDLKDVVPLLKEILAINPKIKIMGSPWSPPVWMKDNGSSKGGSLQPKYYQVYAEYFVKYIEAMKAQGIVIDAITPQNEPLHPGNNPSLLMLAEQQAEFIKNNLGPAFAKAKIKTKIVVYDHNCNKPEYPLTILNDPKALPFVAGSAFHLYEGDISALSKVHDAYPKKDLYFTEQYTGSGSSFESDLKWSVKNVVIGSMRNWSVNALSWGLANDEYYKPFTPGGCSTCKGALMIDQAQNIKREVGYYIIGHASKFVPEGSVRIGSNIAGNIYNVAFKTPSGKIVLIVENDGTSAESFNIKYNQKQISTTLNAGAVATYVW, encoded by the coding sequence ATGAAAAACATCAACAAAAAACTTCAAATTTTACTTTTACTGCCTTTGATTGCAGTTCAAATAAAATGTGGAACTTCAAAAAATTCAGTTGCCAATTCTGGTAAAGCAGAATCTTGGATAACAACAACCGATGAGACATCAAAATTGCAAAAGCAAAATGATTTGGTTTTTAATTCAGAAACGAATTCAAATCAAACTATTTTAGTAGATCCTTCTCAGAAATTTCAAACCATCGAAGGTTTCGGATTTTCATTAACAGGAGGAAGCGCTCAGGCAATTTTAAAACTGGATAAAGCAAAGAAAGAAGCATTGCTTCAGGAATTGTTTTCCAGAAAAGACGATGCAATTGGTTTGAGTTATTTAAGAATTAGTATTGGCGCTTCTGATTTGAATGAAACAGTTTTTTCGTATGATGATATGCCAGAGGGACAAACAGATTTAAAACTGGAGCACTTTAATCTTGGTCCGGATTTAAAAGATGTTGTGCCACTTTTAAAAGAGATTTTAGCCATAAATCCAAAGATAAAAATTATGGGTTCTCCATGGTCGCCACCAGTTTGGATGAAAGATAACGGAAGTTCAAAAGGAGGAAGTTTACAACCTAAATATTATCAGGTTTATGCAGAATATTTTGTAAAATATATTGAGGCAATGAAAGCGCAGGGAATTGTAATTGATGCTATAACGCCTCAAAACGAACCTTTGCATCCGGGAAATAATCCAAGTTTGTTAATGCTTGCAGAACAACAGGCAGAATTTATTAAAAATAATTTGGGTCCCGCTTTCGCGAAAGCAAAAATCAAAACCAAAATTGTAGTTTACGATCACAATTGTAACAAACCGGAATATCCCCTAACAATATTAAATGATCCAAAAGCATTGCCATTTGTAGCAGGTTCAGCGTTTCATTTATACGAAGGAGATATTAGCGCTTTGTCAAAAGTTCATGATGCATATCCAAAGAAAGATTTGTATTTTACCGAACAATATACAGGATCAGGAAGTAGTTTTGAATCTGATTTAAAATGGAGTGTAAAAAATGTTGTAATTGGTTCAATGCGTAACTGGAGCGTAAATGCATTATCATGGGGATTAGCAAATGATGAGTATTACAAACCATTTACACCAGGCGGATGTTCTACTTGTAAAGGTGCATTAATGATCGATCAGGCGCAAAATATAAAAAGAGAAGTTGGGTATTATATTATTGGTCATGCTTCTAAATTTGTTCCCGAAGGATCTGTTAGAATCGGAAGTAATATTGCAGGTAATATATATAATGTTGCTTTCAAAACGCCATCAGGAAAAATCGTTTTAATTGTAGAAAACGACGGAACTTCAGCAGAATCATTCAATATTAAATACAATCAAAAACAAATTTCAACTACTTTAAACGCTGGTGCAGTAGCAACTTACGTTTGGTAA
- a CDS encoding endonuclease/exonuclease/phosphatase family protein has protein sequence MKKINTIVLVVMLLLVSGSFYGQNLKIMTYNIRLDVASDGENAWPNRKDYFTSQIQFYSPDIFGVQEATPNQVTAIASALPNYDRFGIGREEKGTGEACTIYYKKVRFQLLQSNTFWLSETPEKVSRGWDAACNRVCTYGLFKDLKTKKTFWVFNLHLDHMGEVARVKGVELVLSKIKELNTKKYPAFLMGDFNSEPDTKQIVEIKKVMDDTKDVSIEKPFGPSGTFNDFEHDKPVTLLIDYIFISKNSGLKIQKHAVLSDSKDLKYPSDHLPVLIEID, from the coding sequence ATGAAAAAGATAAATACAATTGTTTTAGTGGTAATGCTGCTTTTGGTAAGCGGTTCATTTTATGGTCAGAATTTAAAAATCATGACCTACAATATTCGGTTAGATGTTGCATCTGATGGAGAAAATGCTTGGCCAAATCGGAAAGATTATTTTACGTCTCAAATACAGTTTTATAGTCCGGATATATTTGGAGTTCAGGAAGCTACTCCAAATCAAGTTACAGCGATAGCTTCGGCTTTGCCAAATTATGACAGATTCGGAATTGGTCGAGAAGAAAAAGGAACAGGAGAAGCGTGTACGATTTACTATAAAAAAGTACGTTTTCAATTGCTGCAATCAAACACGTTTTGGTTGTCAGAAACGCCAGAGAAAGTCTCAAGAGGTTGGGATGCAGCTTGCAACAGAGTTTGTACTTATGGGCTTTTTAAAGATTTAAAAACGAAAAAAACATTTTGGGTTTTTAATCTTCATTTGGATCATATGGGCGAAGTGGCGAGAGTAAAAGGAGTTGAATTGGTTCTTTCGAAAATAAAAGAACTAAACACAAAGAAATATCCTGCCTTTTTAATGGGAGATTTTAACTCAGAACCGGATACAAAACAAATTGTCGAGATAAAAAAAGTAATGGACGATACGAAAGATGTTTCGATAGAAAAACCTTTTGGGCCATCAGGAACTTTTAATGATTTTGAACATGATAAACCTGTAACGTTGTTAATAGATTACATTTTTATCTCAAAAAATAGCGGATTAAAAATTCAAAAACACGCAGTACTAAGTGATTCTAAAGATTTAAAATATCCATCGGATCATTTACCTGTCTTAATAGAAATAGATTAG
- a CDS encoding cellulase family glycosylhydrolase produces MKKLIITLQLLVSITTFGQGFLHRDGQKIVDGNGKNILLRGLGVGGWMVQEGYMLQTQPFASPQYVIKQKIQDVVGEQGTKEFYTAYKANGITKRDVDSLAAWGFNSIRLPMHYNLYTPAIEEEKNGEITWIEEGFTMTDNLVKWCAENKIYLILDLHAAPGGQGNDAAISDYDTTKPSLWQSEANQKKMIALWKKLASRYRDNPWIGAYDIINEPNWNFTGTNKNGCDENSNGPLRDLMVQVTKAIREVDTNHLIFIEGNCWGNNYNGIFPLWDENMALSFHKYWNYNTTASIQKMLDYRTQYNVPIWLGESGENSNVWFKDALTLVESNNIGWAFWPMKKIENIAGVTSVTKIPEYDVLLKYWKDGGQKPDAAFAKKTLMKIADNYKMENVTVKPDVIDAMFRQVQTNDTKPYKKHLIPGKIAATQYDLGTNGYAYSDKDFINYRVETGNFDEWNKGNTMRNDGVDILPCKDAGSNGYQVSFIEDGEWLQFTTQVAKQKTYKVAIRYSSENAEGKLHLETENGKKSETISLLATGGNDKFKTVVLSGVDLNSGTNKIKVVFEKGGFNLNYLDFLEGKKGNSKK; encoded by the coding sequence ATGAAAAAATTAATTATAACATTACAATTACTAGTTTCTATAACCACTTTCGGACAAGGTTTTTTGCACAGAGACGGACAAAAAATTGTTGATGGAAACGGAAAAAATATACTATTAAGAGGTTTAGGAGTAGGAGGATGGATGGTGCAGGAAGGTTATATGCTGCAAACACAGCCTTTTGCAAGTCCGCAATATGTAATCAAACAAAAAATTCAGGACGTTGTTGGAGAACAGGGAACAAAAGAATTTTATACAGCCTATAAAGCAAACGGAATTACAAAACGTGATGTCGATTCATTGGCAGCGTGGGGATTCAATTCGATTCGTCTTCCAATGCATTACAATCTATATACGCCAGCAATTGAAGAAGAGAAAAATGGTGAAATCACCTGGATAGAAGAAGGTTTTACCATGACTGATAATTTAGTGAAATGGTGTGCCGAAAATAAAATTTATCTTATTCTTGATTTGCACGCAGCGCCTGGAGGACAAGGAAATGACGCAGCAATTTCAGATTATGATACAACAAAACCATCATTGTGGCAAAGTGAAGCCAATCAGAAAAAAATGATTGCTTTATGGAAAAAACTCGCTTCTCGTTACAGAGATAATCCATGGATTGGAGCTTATGATATTATCAATGAGCCAAATTGGAATTTTACCGGAACCAATAAAAATGGTTGTGACGAAAACTCAAACGGACCTTTAAGAGATTTAATGGTTCAGGTTACAAAAGCCATTCGCGAAGTCGATACGAATCACTTAATTTTTATCGAAGGAAATTGTTGGGGAAATAATTACAACGGAATTTTTCCTTTATGGGATGAAAATATGGCATTAAGTTTCCATAAATATTGGAATTATAACACTACAGCATCGATTCAGAAAATGCTGGATTACAGAACACAATATAATGTGCCAATTTGGTTAGGCGAAAGTGGAGAAAATTCTAATGTTTGGTTTAAAGATGCACTGACTTTAGTTGAAAGCAATAATATTGGATGGGCTTTTTGGCCAATGAAAAAAATCGAAAATATTGCCGGAGTAACTTCAGTAACTAAAATACCTGAATATGATGTTTTATTAAAATACTGGAAAGACGGAGGGCAAAAACCAGATGCCGCTTTCGCTAAAAAAACATTAATGAAAATAGCAGATAATTACAAAATGGAAAACGTAACCGTTAAACCGGATGTAATTGACGCAATGTTCAGACAAGTACAAACCAACGATACAAAACCGTATAAAAAACATTTGATTCCGGGAAAAATTGCTGCAACACAATATGATTTAGGAACAAATGGATATGCATATTCCGATAAAGATTTTATAAACTACAGAGTAGAAACCGGAAACTTTGACGAATGGAATAAAGGAAATACCATGAGAAATGATGGTGTTGATATTTTGCCATGCAAAGACGCAGGATCAAATGGTTATCAGGTTTCTTTTATTGAAGATGGCGAATGGCTTCAGTTTACAACCCAAGTTGCAAAACAAAAAACATACAAAGTTGCGATTCGTTATTCAAGCGAAAATGCAGAAGGAAAACTTCATTTAGAAACAGAAAACGGTAAAAAATCAGAAACAATTTCACTTCTAGCAACAGGAGGAAACGACAAATTTAAAACAGTCGTTTTATCCGGAGTAGATTTGAATTCTGGAACAAATAAAATCAAAGTAGTTTTTGAAAAAGGAGGTTTCAATTTGAATTATTTGGATTTTTTAGAAGGCAAAAAAGGAAACTCAAAAAAATAA
- a CDS encoding glycoside hydrolase family 30 beta sandwich domain-containing protein: protein MKPILKNTIKTLFLGAVILAQVNCSSSNDAVEQGPPPVIPPVVVTNDVDFWLTKSDQSALLAKQSGSLGFNTTSNSYANIEVNASQKYQTVDGFGYTLTGGSAEVINQLTAAKKSALLKELFGTGDGSIGISYLRISIGASDLNAAPFTYDDLAAGETDLALAKFSLDKDKTGVIALLKEIVAINPKILILATPWSAPLWMKDKDSFIGGKLQTQYYDVYAKYFVKYIQQMKAEGITIDAITPQNEPLHDGNEPSMYMSALDQTNFIKTNLGPAFKAANISTKIIAYDHNCDNPNYPKAILADADAFPYVDGSAFHLYSGDISALTNVYNSYPTKNVYFTEQWTSSEGSFEGDLKWHVRNIIIGSMRNYSRNALEWNLANNANYGPHTPAGCNMCKGALTVTSSENFQRNVGYYIIAHASKFVPAGSIRIASNSGGDLQNVAFITPSGSKVLVVENDGSTSITFNIKFDGKWVTTSLASGSVGTYTWK, encoded by the coding sequence ATGAAACCTATTTTAAAAAACACTATAAAAACATTATTTTTAGGAGCTGTGATTCTTGCTCAGGTTAATTGCTCTTCATCAAATGATGCTGTAGAACAAGGACCTCCGCCGGTAATTCCGCCAGTAGTAGTGACTAACGATGTCGATTTCTGGTTGACAAAATCAGATCAAAGCGCTTTATTGGCAAAACAATCGGGGAGTTTAGGATTTAATACAACTTCTAATTCATATGCAAATATTGAAGTAAATGCAAGTCAAAAATACCAAACCGTAGATGGTTTTGGATATACTTTAACAGGCGGAAGTGCAGAAGTTATCAATCAATTAACTGCGGCGAAGAAAAGCGCACTTTTGAAGGAATTATTCGGAACAGGAGACGGTTCTATAGGAATAAGTTATTTAAGAATAAGTATTGGAGCTTCAGATTTGAATGCAGCGCCTTTTACTTATGACGATCTTGCGGCAGGAGAAACAGATTTAGCTCTTGCAAAATTCAGTTTAGATAAAGACAAAACCGGAGTAATTGCACTTTTGAAAGAAATTGTAGCAATTAATCCTAAGATTTTAATTTTGGCAACACCTTGGTCAGCGCCACTTTGGATGAAAGACAAAGACAGCTTTATTGGCGGAAAACTACAAACACAATATTATGATGTTTATGCTAAATATTTTGTAAAGTACATTCAGCAAATGAAAGCCGAAGGAATTACAATTGACGCCATAACTCCTCAAAATGAACCTTTACATGATGGTAATGAGCCAAGTATGTATATGTCGGCTTTAGACCAGACTAACTTTATCAAAACGAATTTAGGACCGGCTTTTAAAGCAGCGAATATTTCAACAAAAATTATTGCTTACGATCATAATTGTGATAATCCAAACTATCCAAAAGCAATTTTGGCTGACGCCGATGCATTTCCTTATGTAGACGGATCAGCTTTCCATTTATATTCTGGAGATATTAGTGCGCTTACAAATGTGTACAATTCTTATCCAACAAAAAATGTGTATTTCACAGAACAATGGACTTCTTCAGAAGGTAGTTTTGAAGGAGATTTAAAATGGCATGTGCGAAATATAATCATTGGTTCTATGAGAAATTATAGTAGAAATGCATTAGAATGGAATCTGGCAAACAACGCTAATTATGGACCACATACTCCTGCTGGTTGCAATATGTGTAAAGGAGCTTTGACGGTAACGTCAAGCGAAAATTTCCAGCGTAATGTTGGCTATTATATTATTGCACACGCATCAAAATTTGTTCCGGCAGGTTCTATTAGAATTGCAAGTAATTCGGGTGGAGATTTACAAAATGTGGCTTTTATTACACCATCAGGATCAAAAGTTCTTGTTGTTGAAAATGACGGATCAACTAGCATAACATTCAATATTAAATTCGACGGTAAATGGGTTACAACTTCATTAGCTTCAGGATCAGTAGGAACTTATACTTGGAAATAA
- a CDS encoding glycoside hydrolase family 30 protein — protein MKITNRILIAPILVLQLSCSSSKVVNNSSVSASKSNKKIEVYTTAENTNLRLSLSNNLISKATNSTVSIILDPEKTDQTFLGIGGAITDASAEVFAKLSPKKQQEFLTAYYDKNKGIGYSLARTNIHSCDFSSDSYTYVAEGDKDLKTFNIDHDRKYRIPLIKKAIETAGGKLTLFASPWSPPAFMKDNNDILHGGVLLPEFAQSWANYYAKFIKAYEKEGIPIWGLTIQNEPMAKQRWESCIYTPEAERDFLKNFLGPTLEKEGLGSKNIIIWDHNRGDMLETRAKLVFSDPEVSKYAWGIGFHWYETWNGGTPKFESVGKVHAEFPNKNLLFTEGCIEKFDATKFQFWGNAERYGINMINDFNNGTVGWTDWNILLDQNGGPNHVGNFCFAPIHADTTKDELIYTPMYYYIGHFSKFIRPNAKRIIETITDKTLLSTSFKNSDNKIITLVMNQSEKEIVYTLINHDTKTTITIPAHAMQTIIN, from the coding sequence ATGAAAATCACAAATAGAATTTTAATAGCACCAATACTAGTTCTGCAATTAAGCTGTTCTTCATCAAAAGTGGTGAATAATTCATCAGTTTCGGCATCGAAATCAAACAAAAAAATTGAAGTTTATACCACTGCCGAAAACACAAATTTAAGATTATCACTTTCGAATAATTTAATTTCGAAAGCCACAAATTCAACAGTTTCTATCATTTTAGATCCTGAAAAAACAGATCAGACTTTCTTAGGAATTGGTGGTGCCATAACAGATGCAAGCGCAGAAGTTTTTGCCAAATTATCTCCTAAAAAGCAACAAGAATTTCTGACCGCTTATTACGACAAAAACAAAGGAATTGGTTATTCATTAGCCAGAACCAATATACATAGCTGCGACTTTAGCAGCGATAGTTACACTTATGTTGCAGAAGGAGACAAAGATTTAAAAACCTTCAATATTGATCACGATCGAAAATATCGAATCCCATTAATAAAAAAAGCAATTGAAACAGCCGGCGGGAAATTAACCTTATTTGCCAGTCCTTGGAGTCCCCCAGCTTTCATGAAAGACAATAACGATATTTTGCACGGCGGCGTTCTCTTGCCGGAATTTGCACAATCATGGGCAAATTATTATGCTAAGTTTATAAAAGCATATGAAAAAGAAGGCATTCCAATTTGGGGATTAACCATTCAAAATGAGCCAATGGCAAAACAAAGATGGGAATCCTGCATTTATACTCCGGAAGCCGAAAGAGATTTCCTGAAAAACTTTCTTGGGCCAACTTTAGAAAAAGAAGGACTTGGATCTAAAAATATTATCATTTGGGATCACAATCGCGGAGATATGTTAGAAACAAGAGCTAAACTAGTTTTCTCAGATCCTGAAGTTTCAAAATATGCCTGGGGAATTGGATTTCACTGGTATGAAACCTGGAATGGCGGAACTCCGAAATTTGAATCAGTTGGGAAAGTTCATGCTGAATTTCCAAATAAAAATTTACTTTTCACAGAAGGTTGTATCGAAAAATTTGACGCTACAAAATTTCAGTTTTGGGGAAATGCAGAACGATACGGAATCAATATGATCAACGATTTCAATAACGGAACTGTAGGTTGGACAGATTGGAATATTCTTCTGGATCAAAACGGAGGACCAAACCACGTTGGTAATTTCTGCTTTGCGCCAATTCACGCAGACACCACAAAAGATGAATTAATATACACGCCAATGTACTATTATATTGGTCATTTCTCAAAATTTATCCGACCTAATGCTAAGAGAATAATCGAAACCATTACTGATAAAACATTACTAAGTACCTCTTTTAAAAATTCTGATAACAAAATAATTACCCTTGTTATGAACCAGTCAGAAAAAGAAATTGTTTACACGCTAATAAACCACGATACAAAAACCACGATCACAATTCCGGCGCATGCTATGCAAACTATCATAAACTAG
- a CDS encoding glycoside hydrolase family 30 protein has protein sequence MKKNSSKILCFLFSLAAFAQQPKTKKEFTTNGKKITVYTTAANSDLRLTATDNLTFSASKQPLETESSVFVEPSKKFQTFMGIGGAITDASAEIFAKLSKEKQTEFLNAYYDKQKGIGYSLLRTTIQSSDFSSGSYSYIEEGDKDLKTFSIDHDRQFRIPLIKQAIKTAGGKLTTYVAPWSPNAFMKSNKNVLKGGTLLPEYYQTWANFYAKFIKAYEKEGIPIWGTSTQNEPMAIQTWESCVYTAEAERDFIKNFLGPTLKKEKLGDVKIIVWDHNRDLMNYRANVIYSDPEASKYVWGMGFHWYETWSGGASMFDNVGKVHEAYPDKGLMFTEGCIEKFDATKYQFWGNGERYGISMINDFNNGTAAWTDWNILLDQNGGPNHVGNFCFSPIHADTTTGELIYTPSYYYIGHFSKFIHLNAVRVSTAVSRSALLSTSFLNTDGTMATIVMNQSDKELTYNLIIAAEKTVVKIPAHAIQTLVY, from the coding sequence ATGAAAAAAAATAGTTCTAAAATTCTATGCTTTCTGTTTTCGCTGGCGGCTTTTGCACAACAGCCAAAGACAAAAAAAGAATTTACAACCAATGGAAAAAAAATAACAGTTTATACTACAGCTGCAAATTCAGATTTGAGATTGACAGCTACAGACAATTTAACTTTTTCAGCATCAAAACAACCACTTGAAACAGAATCATCTGTTTTTGTGGAACCATCAAAAAAGTTCCAAACTTTCATGGGAATTGGAGGCGCTATTACTGATGCAAGTGCTGAAATTTTTGCTAAACTTTCAAAAGAAAAACAAACAGAATTTTTGAATGCCTATTATGATAAACAAAAAGGTATAGGCTATTCATTGCTAAGAACCACGATACAAAGTTCTGATTTTAGCAGTGGAAGCTATTCTTATATCGAAGAAGGAGACAAAGATTTAAAAACGTTTTCGATTGATCACGATAGACAATTTCGTATTCCATTAATAAAGCAAGCTATAAAAACAGCAGGAGGAAAATTAACCACTTATGTTGCTCCGTGGTCGCCAAATGCTTTTATGAAAAGTAATAAAAACGTCCTGAAAGGCGGAACGTTATTACCGGAATATTATCAAACATGGGCAAATTTTTATGCCAAATTTATAAAAGCATATGAGAAAGAAGGAATTCCAATTTGGGGTACTTCTACTCAAAATGAACCAATGGCAATTCAAACCTGGGAATCTTGCGTTTATACCGCTGAAGCAGAAAGAGATTTTATTAAAAATTTCCTTGGGCCAACACTTAAGAAAGAAAAATTAGGCGATGTAAAAATCATTGTATGGGATCATAATCGTGATTTAATGAACTACAGAGCCAATGTAATTTATTCTGATCCGGAAGCTTCAAAGTATGTTTGGGGAATGGGTTTTCACTGGTACGAAACATGGTCTGGCGGTGCATCAATGTTTGATAACGTAGGCAAAGTGCACGAGGCTTATCCTGATAAAGGATTAATGTTTACAGAAGGATGTATCGAAAAATTTGATGCCACAAAGTATCAATTTTGGGGTAACGGAGAAAGATATGGTATTTCTATGATTAATGATTTTAATAATGGAACAGCTGCATGGACAGATTGGAACATTCTTTTAGATCAAAACGGAGGACCAAATCATGTTGGAAACTTCTGTTTTTCACCAATTCACGCTGACACAACTACAGGCGAATTAATATACACGCCATCGTATTATTATATCGGACATTTTTCAAAATTCATTCATTTGAATGCTGTAAGAGTAAGTACAGCAGTAAGCAGAAGCGCTTTATTAAGTACTTCATTTTTGAATACAGACGGAACAATGGCAACAATTGTCATGAACCAATCTGATAAAGAACTTACCTACAATTTGATTATAGCTGCTGAAAAAACAGTAGTAAAAATTCCTGCACATGCTATTCAGACATTAGTCTATTAA